A genomic stretch from Brachyhypopomus gauderio isolate BG-103 unplaced genomic scaffold, BGAUD_0.2 sc43, whole genome shotgun sequence includes:
- the LOC143485934 gene encoding uncharacterized protein LOC143485934 translates to MSFYQRRTDQPRPGQEQNHFIDTPGFTTRGVPYNPQATVIHTDPCGPAPFPHRRTAGPSDVGHVYMPVEGPLHTGPDMERRRHLAQPHVQGEVLRQMDPVYLQPAGSVEPPQLHSPGWKRERVGRFHRSGRHLQPLLPDIFEAANPRDAGRGLPKSSRLLPGNPPGSFLLPSYPLVTLPGVQLTPTLHRRLHKRDTSPRCRDPDPWRDSTGEVDSSRCFPLPVLTSRTTVTSSGLMRPSPPTFTKLPPLPKPSGREPLRAFRPAKGSQVQRTRASPAEDMCEGVVGRDELKPGTPRKDPHEQQTLGPFSKPDLALAQSFRLLSSDDWEKKIEGLMSIRRLAQYHADVLGSRLHDVCIILIQEVLHLRSAVSRMAVVSLRELYSSLQKGMDQEVEATAKVLLHKAAESNGFIRQDVDTALDSMVQNCTPIRSMNALLAGGLCHLNAAVRKCTARHLATLVEKIGAERIIPAVSKLAQDSSQETRRLGRRMLLFLSSHHDFDKMVEKYIPAKDLATIRDTVLTLKSKERTKVSRIARYKMRQPRLEQQEAPATQAERQNTQRMKRSLRHTVRDVSPDDAAPLKDLQLNSCLPAQTKTGVLLDDLPSSPSNARTPRSPVKSLSPPLHPSPPTAVPTTNMLPRRRRAIRLIRPRDSDELKPGTPTKDPHEQQTLRPFSNPDLALAQSFRLLSSDDWEKKIEGLMFIRRLAQNHSDVLGSRRHDVCIILIQEVRNLRSAVSRMAVVSLRELYSSLQKGMDQEVEATAKVLLHKAAESNAFIRQDVDTALDSMVQNCTPIRSMNALLAGGLCHLNAAVRKCTARHLATLVEKIGAGRLLSGAKDVTARIIPAVSKLAQDASQETRCFGRRMLLFLSSHHDFDKMVEKCIPAKDLATIRNTVHTLKSKERTKVSRNAKR, encoded by the exons atgagtttttaccaAAGGAGaactgaccagccaaggcctggacaggaacagaaccacttcatagacacaccaggttttaccactcgtg gtgtgccctacaacccccaagcgacagtgatccacacggatccctgtggaccagcacccttccctcacagaaggacggcgggaccctcagatgtcggccatgtctacatgcctgtagaaggaccactccacactg gccctgacatggagaggcggagacaccttgctcagccccatgttcaaggcgaggTTCTGAGGCAGATGGATCCAGTCTACCTCCAGCCTGCTG gttcagtggagcctccccagctccactctccagggtggaagagagagagagtggggagattTCACCGGAGCGGCAGACATCTTCAACCCTTGCTCCCAGACATCTTCGAAGCAGCTAACCCCAGGGATGCTGGTAGAG gtttgcccaaatccagccgcttgctgcctgggaacccccccgggtcgttcctactgccctcctaccctctggTCACTCTTCCGGGAGTGCAGCTCACTCCCACTCTGCATCGTAGACTACACAAGCGAGACACGAGCCCTCGGTGCAGAGACCCGGACCCGTGGAGGGACAGTACTG gtgaagttgactccagcaggtgtttcccactgcctgtgctcacttcacgcacgacagtcacctcgtcaggactgatgaggccttctccgcccacctTCACAAAgttgcctccactccccaaaccttctggccgagagcctctccgtgcattcaggcctgccaaag gatctcAAGTGCAACGCACCAGGGCGTCCCCTGCTGAGGACATGTGTGAAGGAGTAGTTGGCAGAG atgaactcaaaccaggaactcccaggaaggatccccacgagcagcagactttagggcccttctccaaaccagacctcgctctcgctcagagcttcagactgcttagctctgatgactg ggagaagaaaattgaaggattGATGTccatccgtagattggctcaaTATCAtgctgatgtgcttggcagcaggcttcatgatgtctgcattattcttattcaagag gtgctgcacctgcgctctgccgtgtcccgcatggctgtggtgtccttgagggaattgtactccagcctgcaaaaagggatggaccaggaagtggaggctacagctaaggtcctcctccacaaagcagcggagtccaatggcttcatcaggcaggacgtggacacagctctggacagcatggtgcagaactgcacccccattcggagcatgaacgcccttctcgctggaggactctg tcatctgaatgctgcagtaagaaagtgtactgctcggcacttggctactttggtagagaagattggtgcagagcgaattattcctgcagtctccaagttggcacaggactcttcccaagaaaccag gcgcttgggccggcgtatgctgctgttcctgtcctcccaccatgactttgataagatggtggaaaagtacatccctgccaaagacctggcaaccatcagggacactgtcctcactctgaaatccaag gagaggacaaaggtgtctaggattgcaagatataagatgcgtcagcctcgtctggagcagcaagaagctccagccacACAGGCGGAGCGGCAGAAcacgcagcgaatgaagcgcagccttaggcacacggtgagggacgtgagcccagacgacgcggcacctctgaaag acctgcagctgaacagttgTCTTCCAGCCCAGACTAAGACTGGTGTCCTCCTGGATGATTTGCCTTCGAGCCCCAGCAACGCACGCACCCCCAGAAGTCCCGTcaaaagtttgagtcctccgctTCATCCCAGCCCCCCCACGGCTGTCCCTACTACAAACATGCTGCCACGACGCAGACGAGCTATCAGACTGATCAGACCACGTGACTCTG atgaactcaaaccaggaactcccacgaaggatccccacgagcagcagactttacggcccttctccaatccagacctcgctctcgctcagagcttcagactgcttagctctgatgactg ggagaagaaaattgaagggttgatgttcatccgtagattggctcagaatcactctgatgtgcttggcagcaggcgtcatgatgtctgtattattcttattcaagag gtgcggaacctgcgctctgccgtgtcccgcatggcggtggtgtccttgagggagttgtactccagcctgcaaaaagggatggaccaggaagtggaggctacagctaaggtcctcctccacaaagcagcggagtccaatgccttcatcaggcaggacgtggacacagctctggacagcatggtgcagaactgcacccccattcggagcatgaacgcccttctcgctggaggactctg tcatctgaatgctgcagtaagaaagtgtactgctcggcacttggctactttggtagagaagattggtgctggccgcttattgtctggggcgaaagacgtcacagcgcgaattattcctgcagtctccaagttggcacaggacgcttcccaagaaaccag gtgctttggccggcgtatgctgctgttcctgtcctcccaccatgactttgataagatggtggaaaagtgcatccctgccaaagacctggcaaccatcaggaacactgtccacactctgaaatccaag gagaggacaaaggtgtctaggaatGCGAAGAGATAA